The Bacteroides fragilis NCTC 9343 genome includes the window ATCCGATGGTCGGATTCCCATTTCGATGCCCGCTTGCATGGCAGCCTGAATATATTTCAGCACGTAAGCGATACCGCAGGAAGTCAGGGCGGTAGCCGCTTCCAATTTGTCTTCAGGCAAAATCATTGCCATACCCATCTCGCTGAATAGATTGACCATCAGTGCTTCTAATTCTTGGCCGGCATTTCGCGAAGCAATCAGTGTCATGCTCTGTAATTCACTGATAGCTGTGTTGGGGACAATACGGAACATAGGCATTTCAGGTTCTACTACATCATGAGCCAATTGTTCGAAACTGATACCGGCAGCAACAGAGACCAGAATCTGTTTGCTTCTTAGTTTCATTTCTCGGAGTACACCTCTGATCAGCCAAGGTTTCACAGCTAGAATCACGATATCAGCACCAGTAGCAGCTTCAGCATTATTGCGAGTGATAGCAATAGAAGGAAATTCTTTCTTTAGTGCTTCCAGCTTTCCAATGCTGGGGTTGGATACTATTATATCGGAAGCCGGAATCAGCTTACCTTTTGCCAGTCCGCAGGCAATGGAGCCCCCCATATTTCCTGCACCAATGATAGCTACTTTCATATTATATAATTATTTAGTCTGTTTCTGACAAAGGTATAAGTAAAAAGTGAAAATACGAGCAAACGTGGCAGGTATTTTCACTTTTTCACTTTCCTTATAAGGATGCTGATTATTAACCGAGTACTTTTCTTAGCCGGGCGAGGAATTCATCGGCTTCCTCTTTGCTGAGGCAGAGAGGAGGCAACAATCGGATTACGTTCGTACCGCTGGCACCGGTAAATACTTTTTGTTCGTGGATCAGGCGGCTCCGGATTTCCTTTACCGGTTGGTCAAATTCCATTCCGATCATTAATCCGCATCCGCGCACTTCTTTGATTTCATTGAATTTTTTCAGTTCTTCCAGCAGATAGGAGCCGATGTTGGCTGCATTTTCTACTAAATTCTCCTGTTCGATGACATCCATTACTGCCAATGCAGCCGAGCAAGCCAGATGATTGCCCCCGAAAGTTGTTCCAAGCATGCCATATACGGGTGTAAACATAGGACTGATCAGTACTCCGGCCATCGGGAATCCGTTTCCGATTCCTTTGGCAACTGTAATAATATCCGGTTTGATTCCGGCATATTGGTGAGCGAAGAATTTGCCACTACGTCCGTAACCGCTTTGTATTTCATCCAGAATCAGGATTGTTCCGTGTTCTGTACAGGCTTTGCGGAGCTCTTGCAGGAATTCGGGAGTCGGTATTTTGATACCGCCAACTCCCTGTATACCTTCAATGATGACAGCACAAATATCTTCTTTTGCCAATTCGGTTTTCGCAGCCTCTATGTCATTTAGCGGAAGGTAGGTGATGTGTCCGTTGGCATTGATCGGAGCTATAATTTTAGGATTATCTGTGGCCTCGACTGCTAGTGAAGTGCGTCCGTGAAAAGCTTTCCCAAAAGAGATCACTTTGGTACGTCCGTTATGGAACGAAGCCAGTTTCAACGCGTTTTCATTTGCTTCGGCACCACTGTTTATCAGGAATAGGGAATAATCTTCATACCCGGATATTTTTCCGAGACGTTCGGCTACCTGTTGTTGCAGCTTGTTGATTACGGAGTTTGAATAGAAGCCCAGGGTTGCCACCTGCTTGCTAATCATGTCAACATAATGGGGATGAGCATGTCCGATAGAGATAACGGCATGGCCTCCATAAAGATCCAGGTATTCGGTTCCATTCTCGTCCCAGACGTGACAACCCTTTCCTTTTATTATGTTTATATCGAAAAGTGGATATACATCAAATAAGTTCATTGTTTCTTCTTAGAATGCAGAGGGCTTGAGGCGCAGGCCTACCGTTTCCTCCAGGTTAAACATCAGGTTCATGTTGTGGACAGCCTGTCCGGATGCACCTTTCAATAAATTGTCGATGCAAGAAATGATCAGTAATTTATCGCCGTGTTTTTCCAGGTGAATCAGACATTTATTGGTATTTACTACCTGTTTGAGATCTATGTTTTTATCAACGATGTGGACAAACGAATCTTTGGCATAATATTCCTCATACATGCGTACGATCTCTTCCAATGCTACTTTTGTTTTCACTACCAAAGTGGCAAAGATGCCGCGGGGGAAATCGCCGCGATAAGGGATAAAATCAATTTCCGCATCAAAACTGTTCTGGAGTTGTTTCAGCGATTGCTTGATTTCAGGAACGTGCTGGTGTTCGAAAGCTTTGTATACACTCATATTGTTGTTACGCCAGCTGAAATGACTGGTTGCACCGGGTTTTACTCCCGCTCCCGTGCTTCCTGTAATGGCGTTTACCATTACGTCCTCATTTAGCATCAGGTGTTTTGCCAGTGGGAGCAGTCCCAGCTGGATGCAAGTTGCGAAACATCCCGGATTAGCCACATGCTTTGCTGTGCAGGTTGCACGACGATTTAGTTCCGGCAGACCGTATATGAAGTCATGATCCGGTGAAGCTATGCGATAATCCATTGAAAGGTCTATAATTTTCAGTTCCTCCGGGATATTATGGCTTTCCATAAATTTCT containing:
- the argC gene encoding N-acetyl-gamma-glutamyl-phosphate reductase, whose product is MIKAGIIGGAGYTAGELIRLLINHPETEIVFINSTSNAGNKITDVHEGLYGECDLAFTDELPLEDIDVLFFCTAHGDTKKFMESHNIPEELKIIDLSMDYRIASPDHDFIYGLPELNRRATCTAKHVANPGCFATCIQLGLLPLAKHLMLNEDVMVNAITGSTGAGVKPGATSHFSWRNNNMSVYKAFEHQHVPEIKQSLKQLQNSFDAEIDFIPYRGDFPRGIFATLVVKTKVALEEIVRMYEEYYAKDSFVHIVDKNIDLKQVVNTNKCLIHLEKHGDKLLIISCIDNLLKGASGQAVHNMNLMFNLEETVGLRLKPSAF
- a CDS encoding aspartate aminotransferase family protein, which codes for MNLFDVYPLFDINIIKGKGCHVWDENGTEYLDLYGGHAVISIGHAHPHYVDMISKQVATLGFYSNSVINKLQQQVAERLGKISGYEDYSLFLINSGAEANENALKLASFHNGRTKVISFGKAFHGRTSLAVEATDNPKIIAPINANGHITYLPLNDIEAAKTELAKEDICAVIIEGIQGVGGIKIPTPEFLQELRKACTEHGTILILDEIQSGYGRSGKFFAHQYAGIKPDIITVAKGIGNGFPMAGVLISPMFTPVYGMLGTTFGGNHLACSAALAVMDVIEQENLVENAANIGSYLLEELKKFNEIKEVRGCGLMIGMEFDQPVKEIRSRLIHEQKVFTGASGTNVIRLLPPLCLSKEEADEFLARLRKVLG
- the proC gene encoding pyrroline-5-carboxylate reductase codes for the protein MKVAIIGAGNMGGSIACGLAKGKLIPASDIIVSNPSIGKLEALKKEFPSIAITRNNAEAATGADIVILAVKPWLIRGVLREMKLRSKQILVSVAAGISFEQLAHDVVEPEMPMFRIVPNTAISELQSMTLIASRNAGQELEALMVNLFSEMGMAMILPEDKLEAATALTSCGIAYVLKYIQAAMQAGIEMGIRPSDAMDMIAQSVKGAAELILNNDTHPSVEIDKVTTPGGITIKGINELEHNGFTSAIIKAMKASR